Proteins from a single region of Ziziphus jujuba cultivar Dongzao chromosome 1, ASM3175591v1:
- the LOC107412652 gene encoding F-box protein At5g46170 produces MAAMRLDLTSRVFPDPDSVDIDHFDRLPDSLLLLVFNKIGDVKALGRCCAVSRRFHTLVPQVDNVVVRVDCVISDDDSSSSASASDKSRGPFSNLFRLVFGGIVKPLQALGQFLGPKRAYSSASGSGSGSSSLAVGSEEEGEVDQGGVTHHSPTQVLKNFNEIRFLRIELPSGELGIDDGVLLKWRADFGSTLDNCVILGASSVIYPGPTTKSSSLAQENGGADGFCAAVGNGGEDNGSIPESFYTNGGLKLRVVWTISSLIAASARHYLLQPIISEHKTLDNLVLTDADGQGVLCMNRDQLEELRVKPLSASSASKRTLVPALNMRLWYAPHLELPDGVVLKGATLVAIRPSEQSPAKKEVSDGSWVSTAFEEPYGTAAKILVKRRTYCLEMNSF; encoded by the coding sequence ATGGCGGCCATGCGTCTAGATCTGACCTCCAGAGTGTTCCCGGACCCTGATTCCGTGGACATCGACCACTTCGATCGCCTTCCTGATTCTCTCCTCCTCTTGGTCTTCAACAAGATCGGAGACGTCAAGGCCCTTGGTCGCTGCTGCGCTGTTTCGCGTCGGTTCCACACCCTTGTTCCTCAGGTTGATAACGTCGTCGTTCGGGTTGATTGTGTCATCTCCGACGACGACTCATCATCCTCCGCCTCCGCTTCCGATAAGTCTCGTGGCCCTTTCTCTAACCTCTTCCGCTTAGTCTTCGGCGGTATTGTGAAGCCGCTCCAGGCTCTCGGACAGTTTTTGGGCCCCAAAAGAGCGTATTCTTCTGCTTCCGGTTCAGGTTCCGGGTCGTCGTCGCTGGCCGTCGGGAGCGAAGAGGAAGGGGAGGTCGACCAGGGCGGCGTGACCCATCACTCGCCCACTCAGGTTCTGAAGAATTTCAACGAGATTCGGTTCCTTCGGATCGAGCTGCCCAGTGGCGAATTGGGTATAGACGACGGCGTGTTGTTGAAATGGAGGGCCGACTTCGGGTCCACTCTGGATAATTGTGTGATTCTCGGAGCGTCTTCGGTGATATATCCAGGGCCCACCACCAAGTCTTCTTCGCTTGCTCAGGAAAACGGAGGGGCTGATGGGTTTTGCGCCGCCGTCGGAAATGGCGGTGAAGACAATGGAAGCATACCCGAATCGTTTTACACCAATGGGGGTCTGAAACTGAGGGTGGTTTGGACGATAAGCTCTCTGATTGCCGCGTCGGCGAGGCATTATTTGCTCCAGCCGATAATCTCAGAGCACAAGACGTTGGATAATTTGGTGCTGACGGATGCAGATGGGCAGGGGGTGTTGTGCATGAACAGAGATCAGCTGGAGGAGCTGAGGGTGAAGCCATTGTCGGCCTCGTCGGCTTCGAAGAGGACGCTTGTGCCGGCTCTCAATATGAGACTTTGGTATGCGCCTCACTTGGAATTGCCAGATGGGGTTGTGTTGAAGGGAGCAACTCTGGTTGCCATTCGGCCCAGCGAGCAATCGCCGGCCAAGAAGGAGGTTTCCGATGGGTCTTGGGTTTCCACCGCGTTCGAGGAGCCCTACGGGACTGCCGCCAAGATTCTGGTCAAAAGGCGGACTTACTGTCTTGAGATGAACTCTTTCTGA
- the LOC107412598 gene encoding transcription factor TCP2, whose protein sequence is MEVEESQAQVCKFPRIGNGRNDSNKVGQKGGGDHYLDDEDDGELRRAGDGGTYSTINTANGLRGLHHSSRIIRVSRASGGKDRHSKVLTSKGLRDRRVRLSVTTAIQFYDLQDRLGYDQPSKAVEWLIKAASDAISELPSLNSSFPDTPKQLSDEKRACVGTEQGFDSAEVDLDGDPNYQHQQQNQHFSLSKSACSSTSETSKGSGLSLSRSEIRVNRVKARERARERASKEKEKETESRLPHHTQNINHPNISPNPSFTELLTNGIGNVNNTTSSPSGSAPQNQGGGEPHLFHKATAVASTPMDYFGSELPGLSSSRTHHSSGFLGHIHMGNSLPQTISIPPFNVPGENHGELQHFSFPDLIPVAATSQHNGGDYNLSFSISSSGHAGFNRGTLQSNSPSSFLPHPQRFSPIDGPNVPFFIGAASAAPSVENHHHHQFPAGFDGRLQLCYGDGSRHSDHKGKGKN, encoded by the coding sequence ATGGAGGTGGAGGAGAGTCAAGCACAGGTGTGTAAATTCCCGAGGATCGGAAATGGCAGGAACGATTCCAACAAGGTAGGACAGAAAGGAGGAGGCGACCATTACCTAGATGATGAAGACGACGGGGAGCTCAGAAGGGCTGGCGATGGAGGTACGTACAGCACCATTAATACTGCTAACGGGCTTCGCGGTTTGCACCACTCTTCGCGTATCATTAGGGTTTCTCGGGCCTCCGGTGGGAAAGATCGGCACAGCAAAGTGTTGACCTCAAAGGGGTTGAGGGACAGAAGAGTTCGGTTGTCGGTGACCACGGCGATTCAGTTCTATGACCTTCAAGACAGGTTGGGGTACGACCAACCGAGCAAAGCTGTGGAGTGGCTGATTAAAGCGGCTTCCGATGCCATCTCGGAGCTTCCTTCTCTGAACAGTTCTTTCCCTGATACACCAAAGCAGCTGAGCGACGAGAAGAGGGCATGCGTGGGTACTGAACAGGGATTCGATTCAGCTGAAGTGGACTTGGATGGCGATCCCAATTACCAGCACCAGCAACAAAACCAGCACTTTTCCTTGTCCAAATCTGCTTGCAGCAGTACTTCGGAGACCAGCAAAGGCTCCGGCCTGTCTCTGTCGAGGTCGGAAATCCGAGTGAACCGCGTCAAAGCCAGGGAGCGAGCCAGGGAGAGAGCTTCaaaggagaaagagaaagaaaccgAGTCCCGTCTTCCTCATCACACCCAGAACATCAACCACCCAAATATCTCGCCAAACCCTTCCTTTACTGAGCTTCTCACTAATGGAATTGGCAATGTCAATAACACTACTTCTAGTCCGAGTGGTTCTGCTCCGCAAAACCAGGGTGGCGGCGAGCCTCATTTGTTCCACAAGGCGACTGCTGTGGCTTCCACCCCTATGGATTATTTCGGGTCGGAGCTTCCTGGGCTCTCATCGTCACGGACCCATCACTCGTCGGGGTTTTTGGGGCACATCCATATGGGGAATTCGCTGCCGCAGACTATATCGATCCCTCCGTTCAATGTGCCGGGTGAAAATCACGGGGAGCTGCAGCATTTCTCTTTCCCAGACCTCATTCCGGTTGCCGCCACCTCCCAACACAATGGGGGTGATTACAACCTCAGCTTCTCAATCTCTTCTTCCGGCCATGCTGGCTTCAATAGGGGGACCCTTCAGTCCAATTCACCGTCTTCTTTTTTGCCTCACCCTCAGAGGTTTTCTCCTATAGACGGACCAAATGTGCCCTTCTTCATAGGAGCCGCCTCCGCCGCTCCATCCGTGGAGAATCATCACCACCATCAGTTCCCTGCTGGATTTGATGGCCGACTGCAACTCTGCTATGGCGATGGAAGCCGGCATTCAGACCACAAGGGGAAAGGAAAAAACTAA